Proteins found in one Chitinophagaceae bacterium genomic segment:
- a CDS encoding YicC/YloC family endoribonuclease, whose product MIESMTGFGSSLKETEEYKIQIEIRTINSRSLDISLKTPSEFIEYETEIRNIISIFLERGKIHFNIFYTSKGPIGTHVKIDEELFKYYYSNIKSIATSLNETHTPVFAEIIKLPNVIKFIESEHKKKIPKEEFFILCKQALQECKEHRIKEGSSINEKINQSLQKIDDALENVEKLDGMRLQDIRQKITQKITQVIPSEKINQDRLEQEMIYYLEKLDITEEKSRLSQHIHFFKEVQGQNTSQGKKLSFISQEIGREINTMSSKANDYKIQHSVVEMKDEVEKIKEQLLNII is encoded by the coding sequence ATGATAGAATCTATGACCGGATTCGGTTCTTCTCTCAAAGAAACCGAAGAATATAAAATACAAATAGAAATAAGAACCATAAATTCGAGAAGCTTGGATATATCGTTAAAAACACCATCAGAATTTATAGAATATGAAACAGAAATAAGAAATATTATAAGTATTTTTTTAGAAAGAGGAAAAATACATTTTAACATATTCTATACATCAAAAGGTCCCATTGGCACTCACGTAAAAATAGATGAAGAACTGTTTAAATATTATTATAGTAATATAAAATCAATAGCGACCTCTTTAAACGAAACACATACACCTGTTTTTGCAGAAATAATCAAATTACCCAATGTCATAAAATTTATAGAATCGGAACATAAAAAAAAAATACCAAAAGAAGAATTTTTTATTTTATGTAAGCAAGCCCTGCAAGAATGCAAAGAACACAGAATAAAAGAAGGATCATCTATAAACGAAAAAATAAATCAATCTTTACAAAAAATAGATGATGCATTAGAAAATGTAGAAAAATTAGATGGAATGCGGTTACAAGATATCAGACAAAAAATAACTCAAAAAATAACCCAAGTGATACCATCAGAAAAAATAAATCAAGACAGACTAGAACAAGAAATGATATATTATTTAGAAAAATTAGATATAACCGAAGAAAAATCTAGGTTATCACAACACATACATTTTTTTAAAGAGGTACAAGGACAAAACACATCTCAAGGGAAAAAACTTTCTTTTATCTCCCAAGAAATAGGAAGAGAAATAAACACTATGAGTTCCAAAGCAAATGATTATAAAATTCAACATAGTGTTGTAGAAATGAAAGACGAAGTAGAAAAAATAAAAGAACAGTTACTTAATATCATATAA
- a CDS encoding GNAT family N-acetyltransferase, translated as MRKAEINDYLYIVDFQIQMALETENTKLDRTTVERGVKSVFEDTKKGMYYVTVLEDTIIASLLITFEWSDWRNGNVWWIQSLYVKKHYRKKGIFKKMYQFLLDTIQNDPKIMGIRLYVNKTNKTAQEVYTKIGMNGEHYQVYEYLK; from the coding sequence ATGAGAAAAGCGGAAATAAATGATTATTTGTATATTGTAGATTTTCAAATACAGATGGCATTAGAAACAGAAAATACAAAACTAGACAGAACTACCGTAGAAAGAGGGGTAAAATCTGTTTTTGAAGATACTAAAAAAGGAATGTATTACGTCACTGTTTTAGAAGACACCATAATAGCATCTCTCCTGATTACTTTTGAATGGAGCGACTGGAGAAACGGAAACGTCTGGTGGATACAATCTCTCTATGTGAAAAAACATTATAGAAAAAAAGGAATTTTTAAAAAAATGTATCAATTTCTATTAGATACCATTCAAAACGACCCAAAAATTATGGGAATACGACTGTACGTAAATAAAACAAACAAAACTGCACAAGAAGTTTATACAAAAATAGGAATGAATGGAGAACATTATCAAGTATACGAATACTTAAAATAA
- a CDS encoding TonB-dependent receptor — protein MNNKKTMLPFLKKKLIFFFLFLNTQMVLAQDSVYNNYTKKLDGVVITATKNEKSIDNITIPVHLISKLQIQKNGFLRLTDVLTEQTGLVIVPQVNGQGNGIQIQGMDPAYTLILVDGEPLIGRNTGGLELNRVTVGNIQQIEIIKGPSSSLYGSEALAGVINIITESPQNKQLHLYGRYGTNNTADITGQWGFTKKKHAFSLFSNYYSTNGYRLFADSLGKTVSPFFNYTITSKWNYQIARNIQFKLSARWFAEQQTFDYSVVSQNKNINSFGKGTINDVNINTTLFWNVTSLFKMTYRFYITRYETNTRLDTGNIQRTSFYEDAFSQYFIRPEVNAEYFFNKKHTTTLGAGNVSEIVQTSRYGAGENKTQETSYIFIQHEWDPFVPWKLVFGLRYDHNSLYRGQLSPKISSQIQLHKKISIKASFGVGFKAPDFRQTYFNFNNMAAGYSILGTQVASEILQDLQSKGQISQFFYDIALLQDLKPEQSYAFNAGITLKPNQKISIDAHFFHNDLHNLIETQIIAYTKDAHPIYTYNNISKVYTQGIEINTQYSFFKNFQISAGYQLLIAKDKNVLQKIENKEIYYRIPETKAVAQLQTNDYWGLYNRSRHQGNIKMVYENKKTKTDVSLRFLFRGKYGIPPLQGNIAGRTIPTSDITGNGVLDNYDIFVKAYFLTNFSASQRINKYIKIQAGVENIFDYKDPLYIPNIPGRLYYISLFTDIF, from the coding sequence ATGAATAATAAGAAAACAATGCTCCCTTTTCTCAAAAAAAAACTCATCTTTTTTTTTCTTTTTTTAAACACACAAATGGTATTAGCACAAGATAGTGTTTATAACAATTACACAAAAAAATTAGATGGGGTAGTTATAACTGCTACTAAAAACGAAAAAAGCATAGATAACATAACTATTCCTGTGCATCTCATATCAAAATTACAGATTCAAAAAAACGGATTCTTGAGATTAACAGATGTTTTAACAGAACAAACAGGTTTAGTGATAGTTCCTCAGGTAAACGGACAAGGAAATGGAATTCAAATACAAGGCATGGATCCTGCTTATACTCTTATTTTAGTAGATGGGGAACCACTTATTGGGAGAAACACGGGAGGATTGGAACTCAACAGGGTAACCGTAGGAAATATACAACAAATAGAAATCATAAAAGGTCCCTCCTCCAGTTTATATGGATCCGAAGCCCTTGCGGGGGTCATAAATATTATCACCGAATCCCCACAAAACAAACAACTTCACTTGTATGGAAGATATGGTACCAATAACACCGCAGACATCACGGGACAATGGGGATTTACCAAAAAAAAACATGCGTTTTCTCTCTTCTCAAACTACTATTCTACGAATGGATACCGTCTTTTTGCGGATTCTTTGGGAAAAACAGTATCTCCTTTTTTTAATTACACCATAACTTCCAAATGGAATTATCAAATAGCCCGCAATATACAATTCAAACTTTCTGCTCGTTGGTTCGCTGAACAGCAAACTTTCGATTATAGTGTAGTGTCACAGAATAAAAATATAAATTCTTTTGGAAAAGGGACTATTAATGATGTGAATATAAATACCACTCTCTTTTGGAATGTAACCTCATTATTCAAAATGACCTACCGTTTCTATATTACCCGTTATGAAACCAACACTCGATTAGATACCGGAAATATACAGAGAACCTCTTTTTACGAAGATGCCTTTTCTCAATATTTTATTCGCCCAGAAGTAAATGCAGAATATTTTTTTAATAAAAAACATACTACCACTCTCGGGGCAGGCAATGTAAGTGAGATAGTGCAAACTTCACGCTATGGAGCAGGGGAAAATAAGACCCAAGAAACTTCTTATATATTCATCCAACACGAATGGGATCCTTTTGTTCCTTGGAAATTGGTATTCGGACTCCGATATGACCACAACTCTCTCTACAGAGGGCAACTAAGCCCAAAAATATCCTCTCAAATACAACTACACAAAAAAATAAGCATAAAAGCTTCCTTTGGTGTAGGATTTAAAGCACCCGACTTCCGACAAACCTACTTCAATTTTAATAATATGGCGGCGGGATACAGCATATTAGGAACACAGGTAGCCTCAGAAATACTCCAAGACCTCCAATCTAAAGGGCAAATAAGTCAATTTTTTTACGATATTGCTCTGCTCCAAGACCTGAAACCCGAGCAATCTTACGCCTTTAATGCGGGAATAACCCTCAAACCCAACCAAAAAATTTCCATAGATGCACATTTCTTTCACAATGACCTCCATAATCTTATAGAAACGCAAATCATCGCCTATACCAAAGACGCACACCCTATCTATACTTACAATAACATCTCAAAAGTATACACACAAGGCATAGAAATAAATACCCAATACTCTTTCTTCAAAAATTTTCAAATATCAGCGGGATACCAACTCCTCATTGCCAAAGATAAAAATGTCTTACAAAAAATAGAAAATAAAGAAATCTATTACAGAATACCTGAAACCAAAGCAGTTGCACAATTACAAACAAATGACTACTGGGGGCTTTACAATAGATCTCGGCATCAAGGAAATATCAAAATGGTATATGAAAATAAAAAAACAAAAACAGATGTTTCTCTTAGATTTCTTTTCAGAGGTAAATATGGAATACCCCCTCTGCAAGGAAATATAGCTGGTAGAACTATCCCTACCTCCGATATCACAGGAAATGGAGTGTTAGATAATTATGATATTTTTGTAAAAGCATATTTTCTTACCAATTTTTCGGCATCTCAACGCATAAACAAATACATAAAAATACAAGCAGGAGTAGAAAATATATTTGACTATAAAGATCCTCTGTATATACCCAACATACCAGGGAGATTGTATTATATATCTCTTTTTACAGATATTTTTTAA
- a CDS encoding RluA family pseudouridine synthase, translated as MENIFLSDEEEEKEDIFVHHTIKVDPSQSPIRIDKYLMGRLKNVTRNKVQDGIKTEFVKVNGFPIKANYKVRPADIITVSFPEPPRLKDVIPENIPLSIVYEDEYLLIINKPAGMVVHPAYNNWSGTLVNALVYYFQNLPQMQNNEGRPGLVHRIDKDTSGLLVIAKTEESMNFLAKQFFTHQIERTYWALVWGVPDTPKGTIDIHLGRSMKDRRITTAFPDGDFGKKAITHYEVLKDLRYVSLLQCNLETGRTHQIRAHLKFLGHPIFNDALYGGSEILKGTVFSKYKQFVENCFQIIPRQSLHAKTLGFIHPITHEKMFFESEIPNDFASVLQKWEKYVIHTQ; from the coding sequence ATGGAAAATATTTTTTTGTCAGATGAGGAAGAAGAAAAAGAAGATATATTTGTGCATCACACTATAAAAGTGGATCCATCTCAATCTCCCATAAGAATAGATAAATACTTGATGGGTCGCTTAAAGAACGTGACACGTAACAAGGTACAAGATGGTATAAAAACGGAATTTGTAAAGGTCAATGGATTCCCTATTAAAGCCAATTACAAAGTCCGTCCTGCTGATATAATCACCGTTTCTTTTCCTGAACCACCCCGATTAAAAGACGTTATCCCCGAAAATATCCCCCTTTCTATTGTATATGAAGACGAATACCTACTCATTATTAATAAACCCGCAGGAATGGTAGTACATCCCGCATATAATAATTGGAGCGGAACATTAGTAAATGCTTTAGTATATTATTTTCAAAACCTTCCCCAAATGCAAAATAATGAGGGGAGACCGGGATTAGTCCATAGAATAGATAAAGATACCAGCGGTCTTTTAGTGATAGCAAAGACAGAAGAATCTATGAATTTTTTAGCAAAACAATTTTTTACTCATCAAATAGAAAGAACTTACTGGGCTTTGGTTTGGGGCGTTCCCGATACTCCTAAGGGAACTATAGATATCCATTTAGGACGTAGTATGAAAGATAGACGTATAACTACAGCATTTCCTGATGGTGATTTTGGAAAAAAAGCCATTACACATTACGAGGTTTTGAAAGACCTTCGGTATGTTTCTCTCTTACAATGTAATTTAGAAACAGGGAGAACCCATCAAATAAGAGCCCATCTCAAGTTTTTAGGACATCCTATTTTTAATGATGCTCTCTATGGAGGGAGTGAAATATTAAAGGGAACCGTGTTTTCTAAATATAAACAATTTGTGGAGAACTGCTTTCAAATAATCCCACGTCAATCTCTTCACGCAAAAACATTAGGATTTATACATCCTATTACCCATGAAAAAATGTTTTTTGAATCGGAGATCCCGAATGATTTTGCATCTGTCTTACAAAAATGGGAAAAATATGTAATTCATACTCAGTAG
- the nqrF gene encoding NADH:ubiquinone reductase (Na(+)-transporting) subunit F — translation MIFIIITSILSFTITILLLIGLLLVAHANLVQQGNVKIIINGKKEEAIVVPAGSSLLSALGNQKIFLPSACGGGGTCAMCRCKVLDGGGDILPTEQGHLSRSEQKNHMRLACQVKVKNDLNIEIPEEIFGIKKWKCEVVSNYNVSTFIKEFVVKLPENEHLEFESGGYIQIDVPPTYVDFKNIDITPHPDLKHDSKIYQSDWDKFKMWDLKMANKEPLFRAYSMANHPAEGNKIMLNIRINTPPWDRATNNWKGVNPGICSSYIFSRKPGDLVDISGPYGEFFIQPTQREMVYVGGGAGMAPLRSHIFHLFHTEKTKRKVSYWYGGRSKRELFYTEHFRKIEKEFPHFKFYIGLSEPLEEDNWKIKKSLDDTTGDGYIGFIHKVLYDNYLSKHNEVEDIEYYLCGPPMMNSAVLKMLDDMGVPKENIRFDDFGN, via the coding sequence ATGATTTTTATTATAATAACCTCTATTTTATCTTTTACAATAACCATACTTTTATTAATAGGATTGTTATTAGTAGCCCATGCGAACTTAGTACAACAAGGAAATGTAAAAATTATAATCAATGGGAAAAAAGAAGAAGCAATAGTAGTGCCAGCAGGGTCTAGCTTACTATCTGCATTAGGAAATCAAAAAATATTCTTGCCTTCCGCATGCGGAGGAGGAGGAACCTGTGCTATGTGCAGATGTAAAGTATTAGACGGAGGGGGCGATATACTTCCTACAGAACAAGGACATCTCAGCAGATCTGAACAAAAAAATCATATGCGACTTGCCTGCCAAGTAAAAGTAAAAAATGACCTCAATATAGAAATTCCTGAAGAAATTTTTGGAATAAAAAAATGGAAATGCGAAGTTGTCTCTAATTATAATGTCTCTACATTTATTAAAGAATTTGTAGTAAAACTCCCTGAAAATGAACATTTAGAATTTGAATCGGGAGGATATATACAAATAGACGTTCCTCCTACTTATGTAGATTTTAAAAACATAGACATTACTCCTCATCCCGATTTAAAACACGATTCAAAAATCTACCAATCTGATTGGGATAAATTTAAAATGTGGGATTTAAAAATGGCAAACAAAGAACCTCTTTTTAGAGCGTATTCTATGGCAAATCATCCCGCTGAAGGGAATAAAATAATGCTCAATATCAGAATAAACACTCCGCCTTGGGATAGAGCAACAAATAATTGGAAAGGTGTAAATCCGGGAATATGCTCTTCTTATATCTTTTCTCGCAAACCAGGAGATTTAGTAGATATATCAGGTCCGTATGGAGAATTTTTTATACAACCAACACAAAGAGAAATGGTATATGTAGGTGGAGGAGCAGGAATGGCACCACTTCGTTCACATATATTTCACCTATTTCATACAGAAAAAACAAAAAGGAAAGTATCTTATTGGTACGGTGGAAGATCTAAAAGAGAACTATTCTATACAGAACATTTTAGAAAAATAGAAAAAGAATTTCCTCATTTTAAATTCTATATAGGATTGTCTGAACCATTAGAAGAAGATAACTGGAAAATAAAAAAATCATTAGACGATACAACAGGCGATGGTTATATAGGATTTATACATAAAGTATTGTATGATAATTATCTATCTAAACACAATGAAGTAGAGGACATAGAATACTACCTGTGCGGACCACCAATGATGAATAGTGCTGTTCTCAAAATGTTAGATGATATGGGAGTTCCTAAAGAAAATATTAGATTTGACGATTTTGGAAATTAA
- a CDS encoding zinc metallopeptidase has protein sequence MIFIIGIFFMIVSWLVSNKLKNKFKEYSQIRLYSNMSGKEIAEKMLIDHGIYDVKVICVEGELTDHYNPLDKTVNLSLDVYESRSVAAAAVASHECGHAVQHATAYSFLQIRSMMVPIQNVSARILNIIFFVTLFGGIALTGMSSLPTILLIVIGCHFIVTLVSLITLPVEFDASSRALAWINQKGIVTTQEHEIAKDALKWAAMTYVVAAIASLTTLIYYILQYIGMKDE, from the coding sequence ATGATATTCATAATAGGAATTTTTTTTATGATAGTCAGCTGGCTCGTAAGCAACAAGCTGAAAAATAAATTTAAAGAGTATTCTCAAATACGACTCTATTCCAATATGTCAGGAAAAGAAATAGCAGAAAAAATGCTCATAGACCACGGCATCTACGATGTAAAAGTTATATGCGTAGAAGGGGAGCTCACCGATCATTATAATCCATTAGATAAAACTGTAAATTTGAGCCTTGATGTATACGAAAGTCGTTCGGTAGCAGCAGCAGCAGTAGCCTCTCACGAATGTGGACATGCAGTGCAACACGCAACCGCTTACTCTTTTTTACAAATAAGATCTATGATGGTTCCCATTCAAAATGTAAGTGCCAGAATACTCAACATAATATTTTTTGTGACTCTTTTTGGAGGAATAGCATTGACAGGAATGTCTTCTTTACCAACAATTCTTTTGATTGTTATAGGATGCCATTTTATAGTGACACTCGTATCACTCATAACATTACCCGTAGAATTTGATGCTAGTAGCAGAGCACTCGCTTGGATTAATCAAAAAGGAATAGTAACTACTCAAGAACACGAAATAGCAAAAGACGCACTTAAATGGGCAGCTATGACATACGTAGTAGCCGCTATAGCATCTCTCACCACTCTTATTTACTATATATTACAATATATAGGAATGAAAGACGAATAA
- a CDS encoding alpha/beta fold hydrolase has product MEPLFFRSIGTGKPIIILHGLFGSSDNWLTVTKPLLDHNYQLIIPDMRNHGQSFHHTEHTIESMAGDIFRLISDQSISFPHIIGHSMGGKVAMRFALDFPKLLDKLIVVDMTPRKYAIQHYATIDALKSIDLQTLDSRKTADDILSRFLFDVKVRQFLLKNIYFKENRFQWKLNIEALEKHLDNMSAALPFSGPFPNPTLFLRGELSDYVRDEDIAHIQTMFLDATIKTIEGADHWIHATKPEEFIKEILLFLNSQ; this is encoded by the coding sequence ATGGAACCTCTTTTTTTTAGAAGTATAGGAACGGGTAAACCTATTATTATTCTGCATGGTCTGTTTGGATCTTCTGATAATTGGCTCACGGTCACAAAGCCATTGTTAGATCATAACTATCAACTCATAATTCCCGATATGAGAAACCATGGGCAATCTTTTCATCATACCGAACATACCATAGAATCTATGGCAGGGGATATTTTTCGTTTAATATCTGATCAGAGTATTTCTTTTCCTCATATAATTGGACATTCTATGGGTGGAAAGGTGGCTATGCGATTTGCTCTTGACTTTCCAAAACTATTAGATAAGCTGATAGTGGTGGATATGACCCCGAGAAAATATGCAATACAGCACTATGCTACCATTGATGCTCTGAAAAGTATTGATTTACAGACATTAGATTCCCGAAAAACAGCAGATGATATTCTGTCCCGCTTTCTTTTTGATGTAAAAGTGAGGCAATTTCTTTTAAAAAATATATATTTCAAAGAAAATCGTTTTCAATGGAAATTAAATATAGAAGCATTAGAAAAACATTTAGACAATATGTCCGCAGCATTACCATTCTCTGGTCCTTTTCCCAATCCTACTCTTTTTTTGAGGGGAGAACTTTCTGATTATGTCCGAGATGAGGATATTGCTCATATACAAACAATGTTTTTAGACGCTACTATTAAGACAATAGAGGGAGCAGACCATTGGATTCATGCGACTAAACCTGAAGAGTTTATCAAAGAAATCCTTCTTTTTTTAAATTCACAATAA
- a CDS encoding pyridoxine 5'-phosphate synthase, with amino-acid sequence MTKLSVNINKIATLRNARGGNNPDLIAVARDCERFGADGITVHPRPDERHIRYSDVLELQKHTRIEFNIEGYPSERFLDLVLQVKPHQVTLVPDPPDAITSNAGWDTLENKEFLIPIITRLKDAKIRTSLFVDPLETMVKGAAAIGTDRIELYTERYAHFFIQDKYNAIKPYKVASEMAKKLGIQINAGHDLNLQNLHFLVTEIPFIQEVSIGHALICDALYLGLENTIALYLNQLQK; translated from the coding sequence ATGACTAAGCTCAGTGTAAATATCAATAAAATAGCAACTTTAAGAAATGCAAGAGGGGGAAATAATCCTGACCTCATAGCAGTAGCCAGAGATTGTGAAAGATTTGGAGCAGATGGTATTACTGTGCATCCCCGTCCAGATGAAAGGCATATTCGGTATTCTGATGTGTTAGAATTACAAAAACATACGAGGATTGAATTTAATATTGAAGGGTATCCGAGTGAGAGATTTTTGGATTTGGTGCTACAAGTAAAGCCCCATCAGGTGACATTGGTACCTGACCCCCCCGATGCTATTACTTCCAATGCAGGTTGGGATACTCTTGAGAATAAAGAGTTTTTAATTCCTATCATTACTCGTTTGAAAGATGCAAAAATCAGAACTTCCCTCTTTGTAGATCCCTTAGAAACAATGGTAAAAGGAGCTGCGGCGATTGGAACAGATAGAATAGAGCTATATACAGAAAGATATGCTCATTTTTTTATCCAAGATAAATACAATGCTATAAAACCTTATAAAGTTGCATCGGAAATGGCAAAGAAATTAGGAATTCAAATCAATGCGGGGCATGATTTGAATCTGCAAAACCTTCATTTTTTAGTAACTGAGATACCTTTTATACAGGAAGTTTCTATAGGGCATGCGCTTATCTGTGATGCCTTGTATTTGGGATTAGAAAATACTATCGCTCTCTATTTAAATCAACTTCAAAAATAA
- a CDS encoding saccharopine dehydrogenase C-terminal domain-containing protein: MQKKILLLGAGRSSYFLIEYLLKNQEKEGWNVWIGDLNTEWIHTEFKGKYKTQSLIFDVNNDEQRELEISDANLVISLLPVKFHILVAKTCANKGIPLITASYMSAEIKSLEPIVKANNSCIIMELGLDPGLDHISAMSIIDRIKNDGGTIHSFESFTGGLLAEKNNPWDYKFTWNPRNVVLAGQGTSVFQKNDKKKYIPYNRLFERTEIINIPEHGTFEGYANRDSLAYLSEYNIMEAKTIYRGTLRRYGFCKAWNIFVQLGLTDDSYILEDIENITHGQFLDMFIPSGFYKRAPSLRHYMPKYVGKTELYKLKWIGIFDDEIIGLKRGSPAQILEHILMKKWTMLPNEKDMIVMIHKFQFKDASQKMQKINSHLVIKGENALKTAMSKTVGLPLAYTAKLILSGTINITGVFIPTIKEIYAPLMKELENEDIHFIENTYPG; the protein is encoded by the coding sequence ATGCAAAAAAAAATACTATTGCTAGGAGCAGGACGTTCTTCTTATTTTTTAATAGAATACCTGTTAAAAAATCAAGAGAAAGAAGGATGGAATGTTTGGATTGGGGACTTAAATACAGAGTGGATTCACACAGAATTTAAGGGAAAATACAAAACACAAAGCCTTATTTTTGATGTAAATAATGACGAACAAAGGGAACTTGAGATTTCAGATGCAAACCTGGTTATTTCTCTGCTTCCTGTAAAATTTCATATTTTGGTAGCAAAGACATGCGCCAATAAAGGAATCCCGCTTATAACCGCTTCGTATATGAGTGCTGAAATAAAAAGTTTAGAACCCATTGTGAAGGCAAATAATTCTTGTATAATAATGGAATTGGGATTGGATCCTGGTTTAGACCATATATCTGCTATGAGTATTATTGATAGAATCAAGAACGATGGAGGCACTATTCACAGTTTTGAATCATTTACAGGGGGTTTACTTGCCGAAAAGAACAATCCTTGGGATTATAAATTCACTTGGAATCCCCGAAATGTAGTCCTTGCAGGGCAAGGAACTTCTGTTTTCCAAAAAAATGATAAGAAAAAATACATTCCTTACAATCGCCTGTTTGAAAGAACAGAAATAATAAATATACCTGAACACGGCACCTTTGAAGGGTATGCTAATAGAGATTCTCTCGCATATCTTTCCGAATATAATATAATGGAAGCAAAAACTATTTACAGAGGAACTCTTCGAAGATATGGTTTTTGTAAAGCATGGAATATTTTCGTCCAATTAGGACTAACCGATGATTCTTATATATTAGAAGACATTGAAAACATAACACATGGGCAGTTTTTAGATATGTTTATCCCATCTGGTTTTTACAAAAGAGCGCCCAGTTTACGCCATTATATGCCTAAATATGTAGGAAAAACAGAGTTATATAAACTAAAATGGATAGGTATTTTTGATGATGAAATAATAGGACTGAAAAGAGGAAGCCCCGCACAGATATTAGAGCATATATTGATGAAAAAATGGACCATGTTGCCAAATGAAAAAGATATGATAGTTATGATTCATAAATTCCAGTTCAAAGATGCCTCACAAAAGATGCAAAAAATCAATTCTCATCTCGTAATAAAAGGAGAAAATGCTCTCAAAACCGCTATGTCCAAAACAGTAGGTCTCCCACTTGCCTATACAGCAAAATTAATCCTTTCAGGTACTATTAATATAACAGGTGTATTCATTCCCACTATAAAAGAAATATACGCTCCCCTCATGAAAGAACTCGAAAATGAGGATATACATTTTATAGAAAATACTTATCCTGGATAA